A stretch of Cydia splendana chromosome 7, ilCydSple1.2, whole genome shotgun sequence DNA encodes these proteins:
- the LOC134792143 gene encoding tRNA-specific adenosine deaminase 1 yields MDQLDITFLDKVAESCVKLYNELPKTGKPVDGEWTVLSCIIQYDNRTEEFEVVSLGTGSKCIGASKMSATGDILNDSHAEVFARRGFLIYLYENMEHALDSKQSIFNLENGLFEVKDNVKFIFYSSQLPCGDASILPKAGEEEQYGDVLQSMKKQAMEDICDVEYKKAKEDIHRTGAKCLPDSEQDSKQPGASYHILAQVRTKPGRGDRSLSVSCSDKMARWIRVGIQGGLLNLLLSKPIFINYLIFGSGVPYSDESLTRALLKRNADESLLQPDILPQFYQSKLVFPHIRTEQNVRPAPGSIVWTKSKGVEVAVQGRKLGVTKKKAKSLSSSLFISKYNIYKRFQSILNRSEKVKKCIGLENLQDVPYIEMKRQSKRYLDKWELVKDIFFKSWTKKPDMWNFCIDQT; encoded by the exons ATGGATCAACTcgatattacatttttagataAAGTAGCTGAAAGCTGTGTGAAACTTTATAATGAACTTCCAAAGACCGGAAAACCTGTTGACGGTGAGTGGACCGTACTATCCTGTATCATACAATACGATAACAGAACGGAGGAGTTTGAAGTAGTGTCTCTAGGTACTGGATCGAAATGTATAGGTGCTTCGAAAATGTCCGCGACGGGAGATATTCTCAACGATAGTCACGCTGAGGTCTTTGCTAGAAGAGGATTTTTGATATATCTCTACGAGAATATGGAGCACGCTTTAGATAGTAAGcaatcaatatttaatttagagAATGGATTGTTTGAAGTAAAAGACAatgttaaatttatattttattcatcTCAGCTACCTTGTGGAGATGCCTCAATCTTACCTAAAGCTGGAGAAGAGGAACAGTATGGTGATGTTCTACAGAGTATGAAAAAGCAAGCTATGGAAGATATTTGTGATGTAGAATATAAAAAAGCTAAGGAAGATATTCATAGAACTGGAGCTAAGTGTTTACCTGACTCGGAGCAGGATTCTAAGCAGCCGGGGGCAAGTTATCATATACTTGCGCAGGTTCGCACTAAACCGGGCAGAGGCGACCGGTCACTATCAGTGTCTTGTAGTGACAAGATGGCTCGATGGATCCGTGTTGGCATCCAGGGTGGCCTTTTAAACTTATTATTATCCAAgcctatttttattaattacttaatttttgGTAGCGGAGTACCATATTCAGATGAATCTTTGACAAGAGCTTTGTTGAAACGAAATGCAGATGAATCTTTGCTGCAACCTGATATATTACCACAGTTCTACCAAAGCAAGCTGGTGTTCCCTCATATTAGGACTGAGCAAAATGTAAGACCAGCTCCTGGCAGCATAGTTTGGACGAAATCtaa GGGAGTGGAGGTAGCGGTACAGGGGCGAAAACTAGGTGTTACAAAGAAAAAAGCTAAATCGCTGAGCAGTTCTTTGTTTATCAGTaaatataatatctacaaaaGATTCCAAAGTATTCTGAATAGAAGTGAAAAAGTGAAGAAATGTATTGGATTAGAAAATTTGCAAGATGTCCCATATATTGAAATGAAGAGGCAGTCAAAGAGGTATTTAGACAAATGGGAGTTAGTAAaggatatattttttaaatcatgGACAAAGAAACCGGATATGTGGAATTTCTGTATAGAtcaaacttaa